The nucleotide sequence AGCTGGCTAAGATTAATTTCTATCACCTGATCAAAATACTTTTCTGGATTTTCAAAAACCTCTTTGTCTGCACATAACTCATCCGAAATTCCTTCTGCAAGTACGGCCACATCAGGTCTTTTAGTAATTTTTAGATAAGCAGACATCTTTTCATCGAACGGAAAAACAGAAGTTGTCGCACCTATCTCAGCACCCATATTACAAATCGTTCCTTTGCCAGTACAGGAAATTGATGAAGTTCCTTCGCCAAAATATTCTACAATTGCACCTGTTCCACCTTTTACGGTTAAAATTCCTGCGAGATTTAGAATTACATCTTTTGCTGAAGTCCAGCCATTCAGCTTGCCGGTTAACTTTACTCCGGTGATTTTTGGCCATTTTAATTCCCACGGCATTCCAGCCATCACATCAACTGCATCAGCACCACCAACTCCAATTGCAATCATTCCGAGCCCGCCGGCATTCGGAGTATGCGAGTCAGTTCCAATCATCATTCCACCAGGAAAAGCATAATTCTCCAAAACAACCTGATGAATAATTCCTGCACCGGGTTTCCAGAAACCAATTCCGTACTTTTGCGAAATGCTCTCAAGAAAATCATATACTTCCTTGTTCTCTTCATTAGCTCTGAGTAAATCATCTTTTGCTCCAACCTGAGCCTGAATAAGATGATCACAATGAACGGTGGAAGGAACAGAAGTAGTCTTTTTTCCTGAAGACATAAATTGAAGAAGCGCCATTTGTGCTGTTGCATCCTGCATTGCAACTCTGTCAGGTGTTAAATCAACATAATCTTTTCCTCGATTAAATTGCTTTACCGGATTATCCCATAGATGTGTGTATAAGATTTTTTCAGTGTAAGTGAGTGGTCGATTCAAAACTTTTCTAATTTCGGTCAATTTTTCCCGGTAATTATTATATACGGCTTTAATCATATCAAAATTTGATGTCATTTGAAGTCCTTTACTTTAAGCAAATAAAAATTTTTCTGCTCCAAAATACAGAAAATCATCGAAATTTGTTTAATTCCGACATTCCCAGATTGTCTGCACGATATTTGACGCCGGGAGACGAACCTTAAATAAGTGCGTATTATAATTCAGAAAATAAACCGCGGGAAAAAATATAGTGGAGAAAAATCCTATACTAATCGTTGATGATGAACCTTCATATTTGGAATTAATGAAGGATTTCCTGAACCAGGAAGGTTATGCTAATGTGATTACTGAATCAAATCCATTAAATGTTTTGCCACTTCTTGACAGGACAGATATTGATCTGATTCTTCTGGATATTTTTATGCCGGAGATGAACGGACTTGAATTGCTCGAAAAGATTTACGCCGTTTATCCAGGAATTCCTGTCATAGTTATCACAGCGGTTCACGAAGTTCAGATTGCACTAAAAGCAATAAAGCTCGGTGCCTACGAATTTATTACAAAACCACCAGATACTGACAGATTGTTGTTAACTATACGAAGAGCATTAGATACAAAGCTTCTGGAGTCTGAAAGAGATTCATTAAGAAGATCGTTGTTTGAACATAAACCAAGCCGAAGAATATTTTCAGATATTATTACTGATTCACCTGTGATGCATAAAGTATTTGAACTTGTTGAAATTTTTGCACCAACAAATGAAACTGTTTTCATTGCAGGAGAAACCGGAACCGGTAAAGATATGATAGCAAGTAAAATTCATGATCTTTCTCCAAGAAGAGGCAGACCGTTTGTTGCAGTCAACCTTGCTTCAATAACACCAAGCTTATTTGAAAGTGAACTTTTTGGATACAAGAAAGGAACGTTTACCGGAGCTGTTGAAGATAAAGTCGGATATTTTGAAGCTGCTAACGGAGGTACAATTTTTCTTGATGAAGTTGGCGAACTGCCAATTGCTCTTCAAGGTAAACTGCTGCGCACAATTCAATACAATGAAATTTACCGGATTGGTGATGCAAAACCAGTTCAACTGGATATTAGGATTATCTCAGCTACCAACAAAGACCTTCTTCAGGCAGTTAACAATAAAGAGTTTAGAGCAGATTTGTATTATCGTCTCAATCGCGGATTTATTTTTATGCCTCCTCTTAATAAAAGAGGTGATGATGTTGTTCTACTTGCAGAACATTTTCTTGAAGTAGGAAACCGGACTTACAGCAAAAACATACAGGGATTTTCTGAAAGTGTTATGGAAGCATTGAAAAGCTATACGTTCCCGGGTAATGTAAGAGAATTAGAAAATATTATACTAAACTCTGTTGCAAAAACATTTGGTGAAACGCATATAAATTCGATCGATCTTCCAAAAGAATATCTCAGACCAATTGACAATGGGAATAATCACAAACCAAAATTAACCACACTCAACCTCGCTGCTGAGGAACATATTTTAAATATTATGAAAACGGTTGGGAATAGCGTTCAAAGAGCTGCACCGCTTCTTGGAGTTAGCGAAAGAACCTTACAAAGAAGATTGAAAGCAATTAGGGAAAGAAGAAACTGAGATTGAATAATTTCTGCAATAAACTATTTATCTTAATTTTTTTAAGATAATTACTTATTTGAGAAGTTATTTAAATTTTATTTGAGTTAAGTCAAAGTTTGAATACGACTTAACGAAATTATTGACGACAGTATTGCCGTTAAATTTGCATCTAACTTTTAAAACACTTCCAAATAATTCCAAAAATCAATTTTTTCATATTAGCACGCCAATTGCAACTTTTAAATTAATTTGGGTTACTATCAATTTCCCAGAGCTTAAAGATTAAATGAATCAATTTCTATCACAAATTTTAAAAGTAATCGATTCATTTAGTAGTTAAGTAAAAATTAAAACTTGTTTTAAATAAGATACGTATATGATCTACTATTTTTTGGAAAGTTTTATTCTTGTTTCCGAAGTAATATTTGGTTCAGAATCGTATCAAAATAAAATTTCTTAAATTTATTAAAATGTGGGAGAGAACTATGATACAATTAAAGCCAAATAAAAATGGGACTGCTGATGTTAATGAGTTTTCAGGATTTGTTTCAACAAAGCATAATGGAGTAACCAATCTTACAAAAATTGTTCTTGCAATCTCTGTACTACTAGCAGTACTAATGTTCGTATCAAAATAATTAATCAATTGCTGAATAATTTTTTGAGTTGAACCAAAATTGTTTGAATTAAATACGCTAACTAATTAATGCTACTCTTAATTCTCGGCAATAATTCTGTGAACGTTAATTATGTCACAATTACTTTAATTCTGATAAAATCATGGAATTATTACTAATACTAAGAAGGTAAAATATGCTGATATATAAACTTTTTCTGTGGTATTACTTCCAATTCTGTCGCCTGCGACATGAATGACATTTTTAGATTCTAAAAATTTCGAGAAAACATAATAAAAAATTAAAAATCTGGTTCTTCAGCACAAAACAGAAAATTGCACAATAGTTGCATAAGATACACTAATAATAATTTTTAATTTAAGGAAATCGATTTTATGACCACTGCCCAAACACTGCTTTCGATCGGAGCAATTATGCTTTTAACATTCTTAATCTTAAGATTTAATAGTATCCAAATAACTTCATCAGAAGCTGCATATAATGCAAAGTTCGGAATTGTTGCTAACTCATTAGCTAATTCATTGATTGAGGAAGCAAAAGATAAGGTGTTTGATGAGGTAGTACTTGATACAAACAAAGTTATACTTTCGGCTTCAGATTTTTCACCGACTGCAAATACAAATATGGGAAAAGAAATTGGTGAAGTTTATCCGAACTTTGATGATTTTGATGACTATAACAATTTATTTGTTCTCGACACACTTTCTTTAACTAATCCAACAACAGGAAGAGCAACTCCTTTTGAAATACGATC is from Ignavibacteriota bacterium and encodes:
- a CDS encoding sigma-54-dependent Fis family transcriptional regulator; this translates as MEKNPILIVDDEPSYLELMKDFLNQEGYANVITESNPLNVLPLLDRTDIDLILLDIFMPEMNGLELLEKIYAVYPGIPVIVITAVHEVQIALKAIKLGAYEFITKPPDTDRLLLTIRRALDTKLLESERDSLRRSLFEHKPSRRIFSDIITDSPVMHKVFELVEIFAPTNETVFIAGETGTGKDMIASKIHDLSPRRGRPFVAVNLASITPSLFESELFGYKKGTFTGAVEDKVGYFEAANGGTIFLDEVGELPIALQGKLLRTIQYNEIYRIGDAKPVQLDIRIISATNKDLLQAVNNKEFRADLYYRLNRGFIFMPPLNKRGDDVVLLAEHFLEVGNRTYSKNIQGFSESVMEALKSYTFPGNVRELENIILNSVAKTFGETHINSIDLPKEYLRPIDNGNNHKPKLTTLNLAAEEHILNIMKTVGNSVQRAAPLLGVSERTLQRRLKAIRERRN